CTGTGTCAAATATGCACAAAATACTTGGAGCAGTATAAACTCTTCTTAAGTACTGTATTCAACAGAGACTCCAGTAAACAAACAATCAATTGTGCATTTTTaacttgtaaaataaaaaacgcAACTGTAGCTAGACTTTCCTTCCCTGTAGATGGTGCATATTGGACTAAATTTGCAGATCTGAAACTGCTCGCCCTGTGGCTCTGCGGTTTCACATTGACTGTGTCTGCTTTTGAGTgcttaacatcagtaacactgtttttttttttactgtgtcaATTGACTAATTTCAGTCTAATTTTCATGTACTAATAGCAAGCACTTTTGTAAATTTTGCCCCATACTGTTCTTGATTAAAGAAATATTTCTATTCTATCAACGATGGTTGCTTTTTTGCTTTGGAGACACTTTACTGCAGAATAAACACTGGGTGTAAACAATAACTGTGTATTTCACTGCTTTAATTATTCAGGACACCTATTTATCTAAGGGTAAAATCAAACATGAAATAAGAAATGTCCAGTAGCCTACCTTCTGTAACAGTTTGTTCCTGTAGTGCTCCACTTGTTGTTGTATGCTCATTCCAGACTTCCTCGGCCTCTTGCCAGATTCCAACTCATCTTGGATCTTCATAACCTTTACCTGTGCCAAGATACATCTAATCAGTTGTGCATATTTGTTAACTATAATTTGCCATATTTTCAAACGGATGGAAGATGCTACCCAAGGGAGTTAACTATGGAATAATTTGGTGTAAGGGAATTAGAATAAAGCTAATGGCTCCAACTGTTCTATCCAGCAAgttatgataaaataaaaatcacaagaaAAAACTACATTTCAATAGCATCATCTTTCCTAAATGAACGTGGACTTGCCTCCAGCTCTCTCAACCTTTTCCTTTTGCTCTCAGACATTTGAAAACTTCTGAGGGAGCTCTGGAAGTCGGCACTGTTGTATTTGGACGAACTGCCGGAGTCGTCGCTACTGTCACTCCCCGAGTCTTCATCTCCGTCCTGTGAGTTGACGCTGTCaccaggagggagaggagaacaaTACATTTCCATACCATTTGACAGTTTATGTATACGGTGTATGATGTAGACAGATGATGCACTGATACCAACCCACAGAGGCCTTACCTTACATTCACTTCATCTTCATTGTTTGGCTCCACCACCATGTCCCACTTAGACTCAGTCTTGTCTtggagagaaaggagaaagaATGAGCAGGATCATAGGGGGGATGATTGATATGATACATGAGTGCATCTTGACCTGTGTTACCTTGAGAAAATGTCCCAGTATCGCCCGTCTTCTCCCACTTTGACAAAGGCACTCCGGAGAGAGGAACATTGCTCTCCTCCACtaaggaaaaagagagacagcTGGGTCAGGGCAAGGACAGGtatttaaccccctgagacccgcgatcccaactgactttactgtctttcagaggctctagtatgttcagttttagggctagagtgtAGATGCAGATATCATGTGAAActtaaaaacctaaggaaaccaTACATAATAATACCAACCATGACATGCTACCAtatcgggaaggaggctaaataacgctccaaagttcgGCTAAATttcagcgaggaaaaactggcaaggccattttcacaggggtcccttgacctctgacctcaagatatgtgaatgaaaaggggttctatgggtacccatgagtctccccttcacagacatgcccactttatgataatcacgtgcagattggggcaaaaaacatgcagtttttttcacgcagtataaatgtgttattttcacctattctaaaaatggtgtatttgaatatttctgcttactggggtccctaaacagtcttggaataaATTGGGCATCACTATAAAACTGAGACTCTGtctgtggatccaatgagcccaactgtattcatgtgtgatgatgttattccccatagtagccatatCATTGTAGtaaggtcatttttttttttacttgaccTCActctataaaatgacctgtggtgacctctaggataatcacagcctcattaaacttTACAACTACAAATTAGAGACCCAGAGCATTCATAGGATgaatggctttcctaggtagattgacaataacggggtttctgagcagtttccagaacagaattGCTCGCCATCCAAATCGCCGAAAaagcaattcttgcagaaatcttcaATGTTaaacgtttttgataccaaatcacagcatggctttttctgtgatgttcctcaaggtcttggtgtctcaatgtggtatttttaagggattattgatcatttttgatcaattctcgtgtggtaaatttattttaaatttagcaccaaatctgtgtaacaaatggtttaaactcaaaaattgctgcaacaaattCTGAGACATTAGTGCacatgggaatggacatcatatacttccatcataataaTCTTAGCccttaatgtttatttctgatttatgactataaCAACTTACACAATACTgggctgcatctcaaattaatcttcaggttctcaacTTTCAGATGATGGACACCACTTTTATGTAACATCTACTGTTgccctgctatctccccctaaacacctcatgtatccccctaaaaaagacaaaaacgggtctattgtggatctcagagggttaaagaagTTGATGATTTTATTAATCCCTGTACTTGCATGCCCTTTTCTCTTGGAGATCAGAGTGAACACTCAGCTACAGACCCATGAGAGGATGGATTGATTGGGTATTGATCTAAGACACTTGAGTTGGGCAGATACCGTAATTGACAACAGGAACGGGAAACGGTGGACTTCTGGTTGAAAGATGTGCTTTTGATATGTGGTGGACTCACAAGGCATTCCATCAATGTCATCAATGGCAACTCCTAAGGGAACACCGTCTATGTCATCAACAGGGACTCCATCCAGAGGGTCCCAGCCCAAGGGGCAGCCGTCAAGGTCATCCACAGGAGCTGCGTGCAGAGGTAACCCATCTATGGGTGCCCTGTCCATTGGCGCACCATCGAGATAGGAGGACACTTCCTGCAATGAGACAGACAAGTGCACATACGTTCGGATTACTCATGTCCAAATACGTTTTAACATCATCTTCTTCGCGttcaaatattttacaacacaaacagctgtctaATTTGTTGAAATGCCATTAGACAAGAAAGTAATAATGTCTGCAATGAGCAGATAATTATTCAGCTCACCTCTGCCGCCTCTGTCAACTCCTCCACTGCTTTGGCGAAGCCCAGAAAGATGTTTTGAAGGTGGATTAGATAAGGCTCCGGGTATATGGCCCAGTCCTCCCATGCTCTAAAACAACTTGTGACCTTTTGCTGTGGAGATagaagaaatgtttttgttgttgttgttctattTTTGGTCCTTGTGCGATGCAAATGAAACACATGATTACCTTAAACTGTTCTGCCTGCAGCCTGGCTTGTATGTTTTTATGCGCTGCATTAAGATCTCCAAATATCTGTGCTAGCTTTGTTTCAAAACTGAAAAAGACAAGAGACAGAAACACTTTAAGACTGTCACACGGAGAAGAGATAAAAGATGATGAAAGTGTTAAAGCTGAATTGGGGGGAAATCTCTTACAATTTACGATAATATGATGCACCGGCTACTTTGGCACATGAGTTGTGCAAGATGTCTGACACGAGATACAATCTGGCAATCTGTGGGAATGAGGACAAAACATGGGGAGTGAAATCACTACATAAACAATCTGTGTAACGTTGTTTATATAAATACTTAAAGGAAGCAAACTAACCTTCTTCTGAAGGGGCGTCTGAAGCAAGGAAAAAGATTCTGTGATGTGTCCCACTACTTCCTCTGCTGCATCTGCTCGCTCGAGACAGAACAGCATGGCATTGGCGATATCTTCTCGGCTTGGAGTGAGCTCTTTAAGCAATGTCTCCAGCCTCTGTCTGTGCCTGAATGGTATAGAACAACAGAGGTCTATATTTAGATTTGATTTGGTTGAGTTGATattacataaacaacaacaaatgtgatggAGAGGTGCAAAAAAACCCTCTTGATCAGGGCACTCTCCAGTGCATACCttaatcaattttaaaaagagaataaaatatcaaaaaggacggtacggagagagagaagaaaaaaaagaaaaagataagattacacacactaacagacatccatatatataaataaaaatatagttGTGAAATATAATTAAGATTCACATTATTATATCATCAATAAAAATCATTATTAGTAAGCAATTTACAAAAACGTTggggagataaaaacaaacgtTTAACGGCTTTCTTAAATTGTTCTGGTGCCAATTTCAAAATATGAGACGGCAGAGTGTTCCATATCGCCGAACCTCGGTAAGTTAAACCAAATTGTAACTGAGATGTTCGACACATAGGAGGTCTAATAGGTCAAATAATTGTGGAATTGTTGATTATAGGAATACAGTTCATGGAAATATGAGGAAAGGGTCCTGTTCAAAGAgctgtacaaaaataaagtgatcTGAAGTTGGTTAACTTGATCAACACTGAGGATGCCggactggaaaaacaaaggttCAGATGAATGAACATAGTTAAAAATTCTTAATGCTCGTTTCTGAGGATGAAAAATAGGGACGAGTTTAGTGGGATGAGTACTTGCCCAGACTGAGttacagtaatatatatatgtataaaccAAAGAATAGTATAAGAGAGTGGCAACCTCAGTGTTCATCATATGACGGATTTTTCCAAAGATACCAACACTTTTTGCAATTTTAGTAGTAACTGTGCGgatctgtttttttccaagATAGAGACTCATCGAGCTGTACACCCAGAAATTGTGTAGACTGCACTTTGTCAATAATGgtatcattcatttttatatttaaagactGACTTATTTAATTCAACTATTCAACTATTTACCATTTAACTAAAGTTACAAGCATACATAAATGTCATTATGCCTGCTAGACATACTTACTCAGCTCTGAGCTGCCCTTTCTTCACCTCTTCCTCAGGGGGAgcatcctcctccacctctgccCTATCTTCACCTCTCTGAGAGTAGTTGTTTAGGATAGGGGGTCTCCACATGGAGCCTCCCCGGAACATCCGAAAATCTGTCGTCCTCCACTCTGTCGGGGACTGTCCCTGTGGTAAGGATGGAGGTCAGCTCACATACAGATACACCACAGTTTCATTTCCATGGAGTAAAAGCTAGAAAGAATTGACTCCAAGAGCTATTCCCCATGAAATGAGATTAACAAGTAAATGATTAATATAGAACAATTTTTTAGTTCTTCCAGATAAAATCCTATACAGGTTTTTAGAAACAAGGCTTTGCAGTAAAAACATACCTGTAGGATGGAGAACAGTTTCCAGCGATAGTACACATGATCTTGGCTTTTATTGTCAAAAAGGAACCTGAGACAATAAAGAATGAGCTAATTAAATATGTACCCTTCAACAAGGTCACTTACGAGGCCCACACAGGACCAAGTGCAGCAATACTTACCTGTAATCTGGATTGCTTTTCTCCTTGTTCATAATTACGGCTTCGAACACGGGGCCTTCACGCACCACAAACTCTATCATCCTGTGAATGAGGAATAATAGATTCCTGTGGGGAGAGAAGAGGGTATCAGACCAGGGTTTGCACTATGTCCGCCAGTTACAGTACGAGATCTCTAATACCTCTTAACACCGAACTAGTGGCCCATGCAAACTGCAGGCTGACTGTAAGCTTGAACGCTGTTGACCGCTAACAGTGTCGTTCCATGTCATAGCTTTCgcctttattaaaaatgttgacCATAATTAGGTGTCAGCCCGTGGGACATTCGACTGTGCAAAACTGCATAGTCACTGCCCTCTGGACAGACACTGTGTCAGCATACTTTAATATTCCTGGGTCACTGTGTCCATGAAAGGGGTAAAAGAAATCACAATATCTATTCATGAACACTGACTTGTCATTTCTAAGATATGAATGCCCCAATCCAAAATTTAAATTTAGCCATTTTATCTTGATTGTTTAGAGGACTCCAACAAAAAATCACGTGAGAATTTAGAGGCCAGTTTTTATTGTATGTAAGAAAAAGGATGCAATAGATGGTCTCAAAATGTATACTTTCAATAAATAACTGGAACAAAACATATTCCACACATGATAAGTCAAAATCAAGGTGACAACATTTCCGCAGGCAGCTACATAGAGAAGTTAGTGTAGATTGGGGCTTCAAGCCTGAAACCTCTCTGAACTGGATTatcaatgtacagtatgttcatgCAGTATTACCTGTCAGTTCTACCACTGCAGTTAGACCTTCATATTACTCACTACTCTAACCTGAAGCAgtacttaatttaatttatggcACTAGCAAGAATCCACATCGTCTGACTTGGGTTAATATTAAATCTATCTGCCTTCTAGCTGTATCGGTCTGCAGTGTCTCAGCCTAACCATGGGAAAACCCACAGCTGAAAGATGTTGGTATAAATCAATCGCTCTAACAGTCATTTAACAAGTCTACTGCTTTTCACTTTtcacaataacacacattaATATCATGATGGGAACAACATCAGTTACCTGAGGTATTTGAGCAAactaagaaaagaaaatactacAAAAAATACTAATTGCATTCACTGTATGTAAATCTGAGGCCTTGGGGACCTTTGACAACTACAATAAGAGCCATCAGTCTGGTTGTAGATGTTAAAATGTCCACTAATGTGTTGCAAGCAACACTCCAAAGAGTAGGGGTTGT
This portion of the Sebastes umbrosus isolate fSebUmb1 chromosome 17, fSebUmb1.pri, whole genome shotgun sequence genome encodes:
- the zgc:163098 gene encoding U2 snRNP-associated SURP motif-containing protein, giving the protein MTHTFSSMADRKGKPVTPIKTLTKKEQEELKKKEEEKAAEVFEEFLASFETSEKSGVKTFVRGGIVNATKEEEAAEVKKSKLYRPATKFVPVSQHVSPVSSAESKKSTFKRKAEEKKKSNLELFKEELKLIQEEREERYKRKKNDGGGGGGGGYGDLETPLSGRSSLYDDLTVPTTTNLYISCISPKMNEEILCKEFGKYGPLASVKIMWPRTDEERCRTSNRAFVAFMTRKDAERALASLDGKVIMGFEMKLGWGKPARIPPQPLYTPVGVRVTPPPPSGLPFNAQPRDRFRNDFTKPLGMSKGELDKTLSEAVVKVVIPTERNLLFLIHRMIEFVVREGPVFEAVIMNKEKSNPDYRFLFDNKSQDHVYYRWKLFSILQGQSPTEWRTTDFRMFRGGSMWRPPILNNYSQRGEDRAEVEEDAPPEEEVKKGQLRAEHRQRLETLLKELTPSREDIANAMLFCLERADAAEEVVGHITESFSLLQTPLQKKIARLYLVSDILHNSCAKVAGASYYRKFFETKLAQIFGDLNAAHKNIQARLQAEQFKQKVTSCFRAWEDWAIYPEPYLIHLQNIFLGFAKAVEELTEAAEEVSSYLDGAPMDRAPIDGLPLHAAPVDDLDGCPLGWDPLDGVPVDDIDGVPLGVAIDDIDGMPLEESNVPLSGVPLSKWEKTGDTGTFSQDKTESKWDMVVEPNNEDEVNVSVNSQDGDEDSGSDSSDDSGSSSKYNSADFQSSLRSFQMSESKRKRLRELEVKVMKIQDELESGKRPRKSGMSIQQQVEHYRNKLLQKEFEKDEEKNERLTSKSKDKSKDDRRDKDKSKRSEDGVRRRGWSRDPDDQTRKSRSISPLKTRSPKWSKRSRSPSPDRKVGKSRSRSPHRSHKKVKKSKY